ctgtacaaacagtgaAAAACAGCCCCTAGCCCAAACAGCGTACAATCCAAATTTACCAGTATAGCATTCCTCACGATACTGCACATTCATCTGCTCCACACAAAATGTCTGTTACTCTCCTTTGCCGGATTTGTCTGGGGAAGCTGCATGTGCGACATAGGTGGTGCCATTGCCTAGAGAATTGGAGGAATACTAGGGAGTGTCATAAAGGGTCTGCAGAGAAATCTGAGGTTATTTCACTCCCTGGATGTGTAGCTAATTGAGGGAACATCTGTCTCAGCAAAGGATGACCCATGAGGAGGAAAGACTGCTGTTTGTTTCAGACAATAGCCTTTGCTCATTGCTCCAAAGAGTATAAATTAGTGATTCCAGTAATGGTTTCCTGTaccatctttttttcttctcagagggATGGTGAATGGTTTGGACGTTCAGAGAGCTTATACTCCAGTTAGCCCTGTAAATGCTGAAGGATACTTTGAAGTTTTAATAAAAGTAAGTAGTCTATATTAGATAAGATTGTAAACAATTTGGGACTCTGTTGGCAATTGTGCTTTGCTGATAAGAGTGGTCATTTCACGTACACAAAACTGAAAGAGAAAAGGTGTCTTGTAAATAAAGATTTACAACATATTCCCTATTAAGTGATCCTTACAAAATCAAGGCcagagttttgcaattgactatGGTGGGAATAGGATCAGGGTTTAGTTCTAAATCCTGTCCATTCAACCCCTGGGGGAATGATGCCCCTCTGGTCCTGTTTCACCCCTAAAGTCTGTCATGTGAGTGCAGCGTCAATGCCAATGGAGGATTTTGAAAGTTTGTGATACAGCAGGAaatgaacccagctctcctgcatCCCTGGTCAATGCCTTTATCACAAGCTGAACCTTCAGCAATTAGGCTTCTTGAGGGGTTGTTTGCTTTAAGGACACTTTTCAGGGAAACTGAAATTTTCCTGCAAAATGTGTAGAACCATAAAGCATCTGTTTTGTGGTCTTCGCATTTAGAAACTGATACTGAGACCTgtttggagtgaaatcctggctctattgaagcTAATGGCAAAGTTCCAATTGACTTAAAcagggctgggatttcacccctCGACTtaggtggaagttttgcctgaataaggactgtagGACCAAAGTcagcaaaaataattattttgtgaAGAAAATCAAAATCAGTTCGATCTTTCTTGTCAAATTTACATATCTCTGCTAATTTCTGGTGGGGGAGGATGAATTTTACTCCACGTGTAAAATTCTGAGAGCTACAGCTTCCAGGCAGATTAGAGTACAACCTCTGCCTGTCTCCCAGGAGTTTATACTTTTGAGgatttattattcatttgtatgaTAGAACGTAGTCCTTTAGAAATGTGGTAGCTTTGATAAAAGACATTTATGGGTGGGTTATTTCACTATTGTGGCAATCGGGGAAAAGTGCTACATTTGAGGTGCATTAATAGGATACATTTATAGGTTGACTGTGAAATTTCATGTATACGTGCTTATTACACAGGTTTTGCGTTtcaataataatagtaatgatTATAATAATACCTTTCCTTTATATAaaacctttcatcccaaagggaACTATAGTGATTCTCTGGCAGTAATAAAAGACCTGCAACACCTCCTCAGAAAGTACCCATTTTTATAACTTGCTGTGTAGGTTATAGTATATTTCACACTATTCAGGCAATTTTGGGAAGtactatattattattactgtgCAATCCAAGTACTGTTCAAACCCCTCTGTTTCTTATTGTTACACTATCACGTTTATGATATTACAGTTTAGAGTGAGGGAGTTGCTATTTACCATGCATAACCCTCTGTAACAGGGTCAGCCAGCTTCTGAGCACTCCCCTCGTGGCCTAGGGTTACTCTGTTTCCCCTTCTTCGGGGCCCCTTAAGAACTGCACAGTCCACAGTACTTAAAACAGTCCCCTTCTGGGATCCAATTTATTCAGTCCTCAGAAACACATTGCCCTCCAGGCCCCAACCCCCATTCAATATCTCTCTCCCCTTCAGTAGAAAGTCCCCATTCCTCTTTTCCAGAGCTGGGTCCTAATTTAACAATCACTCCCGTGCTTTACTTGGCTGGAGTTCATCCTCCTGGCTCTGAGTTCTCATGTTCCCTGCAGGAACCTTTCCTCACTCTCTACCACAGCTTCCTGCTGCCCCTTATAGGGGAATCAGCTGTCTTCCTCAGGGCCCACAGCACAGGTGGGCTGGAGCAGTTCCTTCAGTAATCAGAGTTGGCTAGCCCTAGGCCTCTAGTCCTTAAGTGCCAAGCCATACTTTTACACCCTTCTGTAAGTAGTTTTATAATGTTACAGTTTCTTTTGGTGTAAAACTGAGTGTAGAAGTTTTCACCCCaggagatattttttctttttgtttacaaaaattaattataaacCAGTTCAGACATTTCTCATTTAGATTGAGAGGGGATATTTGGGTGTGGAGAGTGTTTCAGTTCCAAATGCTTTTCCCCCAGTGCTGTAGGGAACAGGAAGTAAATGCTAATTTGCTACTGCCTTATACCTTGTGTTGCCATTTATGCTTGTGGCAGGTGAGTGTAAGATGCTTACCATACAAACCGTTCTAATCTGATAACATTTTCCACCCACTGTGCATAGGTGTTAAATGACTACCCAAGATGAAGCCCCATTGAATGTAAAATGTCTCTGATAGTATCTTACAGCATGGATGCCACTAGGGATGGTAACAGGACTAACTGGATGATCCCATGGTTTTAGCGTTTCCCTTTGTGTCCTCCTCTATTGCAGGCAAGCTCTGACTCCTGTCAGTAACAGAATAACAGTGTTTTCACAGTGGTTTTGTACCCGTTAGGAAAAAGAGCAGTTTTTGTGAATGCCTTTTTTAGTGAGGTTCATgtcagtatttttgaaaatctcagagcATCCTTTCACATTCAGATGATctgtactaaaaatacccattttAACATTTCAGATGGGAAACCTGACTCTGGTTCAGTAGTTACTTGCTGTGCCATTGTAGCATCTGGGAGATCTGAAACAAAGTATACAATATGTGGTGTTCATTTGAATATCAATACCCAGAATGCACTTCCAGCTCCCAGTCATTTAATAACCATGTTACGTGGCCATGTTCTGAGCTCTGGAGAACACAGGAAAGCTTGCTGTGCTTTTGACTGTGAGGAGTTCTTCTTTGTGTGCTTTGTAAATGAGAGTTCTGATAGGCTTTCCTAGCTTCAGAAAGCGTAGGCTTCATAAGTGTGTATTGTGTTTACATTATATTCAAGCTGGATTTAATCCAGTATCATTTCAGTTAAATGTCTTTGCTACTGTTACAAGTTTATATTATTTTGCAAATAGAACAGTCATTTTTTAAACCCCTGAAATGTTTCCTCCCTTTTGTTTAAACAGAGATAATTTTGTAATTAACTTTAAGCTGGGAAACTTTCCAGCAAAGtataattattctttccttttgtgtgatttttttaaatagtgctaTGAGGCTGGGCTAATGTCACAATATGTAAAATCCTGGATTGAAGGAGACACAGTCTTTTGGCGAGGGCCATTTGGAGGCTTCCCATATAGCCCTAATCAGGTTAGTTGTATAATAAATACAGAATGGCTCAGCACATGGCAGTTCACTTTGTGTAATGTACCAAAGGGAGATTGTCAATTAGATTACTATTTTGATTATTTGAAGGATTTACACATTTACTGTACAGTGCTACAGCATTTGAAGTTGATTGGAGTAAATGGATCTTGTTAGAATGCAAAATATGTAAGGAGGAAGGAGATTATAAAACACTAGCAAGGGTTGCTGACCATCCTTTTTATTAGTGTTGAAATGAAGAAACCTGGTCAGAGTTATCACCAAAAATTAGTGCAAATTTGTTTTGCATCACTTTGAACTACATTGATGTTTCAAGACCAAGTTTGACCAGAGCAGAGGTGTCAAACTCCTGGTCCCAGGGCCAGATCTCaagcatttaatatatttatgcGGCCCATGACGTATCATCAGATTATGCAGACTTCAGTGAGGTGTGCAGTTTTATGTCCATGATGCTGCAAATAGTGATCCCATGTATGGATGCCAAACCCCCAGCAAAAATGACTATATCAAATTTTGGAGAGATTTCCCACAAACATAGGGACTGTTACTTAATCCCCACCTTTTTGATGAGATGTAGAATTGTGGCTCTGGTCGTTAGAGATCCCATGGCACTTGCAACGTAGGAGTGTGAAAACCCCAGGGATCTGGCCAAATtccaggtagagcaattagattCTGCCTCCTGAAATCCCCCCTGCTGTTTCAGTTGGGAAAGTTATTCTTCACTTCTCCTTCAGAACTCGTGGATCAAGTTTATGCTGGATTGCCAGAGGTGACTGCATCCTAACAGAGGGTGAATCATCCCTGTAAATACAGCTCATAAAACACATTCTGACCCTTGGGTGAAAGTCACCATAGAAGCTCaaactgtttattattatttgtattatttatgaATAATGATAatagatggaaaatattttatgaGTTCTGCGAACACCTGAAAATAAAATTCCCTTTTATTTTTGCATTCAGAGCTATTTGTTACCAAAATACAACAAAACTTATCTTACTTTAAAAGTGGATATAGCTCAGCAATTTAAATAGGTCATTCACAATAAACTGGACAGTCAAAATATATCGCAAAATAGTCCCAAAACACTATCTCTGTGCCCTGCTTCTAGCCTGCTCAGCTAATTTACCAATTCATAAATTAGAATAGGTTTTGCAAACTGTACCACGGGGAACCAGCCTTACTGGTACCCTAGGCACCTATAGGACCTGGTTTGAGCAGTGCTAAGCACCCCTGGCTCCCACTGATGGCAGTTCCAAAGAATTAATATGCTGTATAAATCAGTGGCCTGTATAAAAGGAAGATGAAAATTTCATAGCACTTAGGATAGATTTTTTCATAAAAGATCGgatccaacttccactgaagtcaataggagttggagTGGGCCCTTTAGTTTGCAAATCTATTCTCAGTCTAATGGAGCTTTGGGCTTTGATTTCCACAGGCCACTAACTTTTCTGTTGGGATACAGCTCAGATGTCCTCAATCCAGCTCTTGAATGAGAGTGATTCATTTGGCTGTGAGCACTTCATCTGATTTTGTATGGATTCGTAGGATTTGCCATTATCAGATCTGACCTGGTAGTTCATCCAGTCCGATATCCAGTCCCTAGCCATGGCTAAAGGGGGCAGGCCAccagactgggaatcaggagaccagggttctCGTGACATGCTGTGTGAACTCGGGCAAGTAGCTGAGGTCcttcagctcttctgaaaatcaagccctccTCATGCCTGAACTTCCTAATCTATAAATTGGGGATTATAATGCTCACCCATCTTTTGTATGTGCTTTGAGCTCTGTGGATAAAAAGTGGTAAGTATTACTATTATTTGTTTGGAATGTCCACTGCTGCTGAGGAAGGTAGAGAACTTCCATAATGCACCAAATAGTTGTACAGAGAAGGAAAGAGTTCCTTCCTGCAGCGGTCCAAACCACACTCTACAACTTGTGATCTGAGTGCTTTCATCTTtatctcagggcatgtctacaatGGAAATATAAACCACTGCTGATAAGGGGTGTTGGCAAGGGGTGCAGCTGAACTGAGGCTCAACATGTTTTAGCTGAAATCAAGGTTAAAACTCAGGGGTATGTTCATATCCAAGAAAAAATcgttttcatttgatttttttttttaaatcctgaaaatgtttctgttgaGCTTGGGTTTTGTAAAATCTTGCCTTTGAAAAAACTAAATTTTGTGCGTAAATGTACCTGACACAGTCCCCCATGAGAGAATATATCTGATATTATAGGTCTGCTATCGCACCCTTTCAGAGGAATGGAGTAATCTAATAGGTTTTTCCATTTCCAATTACTATAATCCAATCAAAATCCTCCACTTAATTTCTAGTATGGAGAACTTCTTATGCTTGCCTCTGGTACTGGCATAGCACCAATGCTCCCCATCCTCCAGTACATAACAGAAAATGAAGATGATGAAACCTTTATAACCCTGGTTGGTTGCTTCcagacttttgaaaatatttacttgaAACCTCTTCTCCAAGATCAGTCTCGATACTGGAACGTCAGAACATGTTACGTCCTTAGCCAGGTAACATTCTGATATAAATACACTCATCCCTGGGTTCTCT
This window of the Eretmochelys imbricata isolate rEreImb1 chromosome 8, rEreImb1.hap1, whole genome shotgun sequence genome carries:
- the CYB5RL gene encoding NADH-cytochrome b5 reductase-like isoform X2 is translated as MVNGLDVQRAYTPVSPVNAEGYFEVLIKCYEAGLMSQYVKSWIEGDTVFWRGPFGGFPYSPNQYGELLMLASGTGIAPMLPILQYITENEDDETFITLVGCFQTFENIYLKPLLQDQSRYWNVRTCYVLSQESSLEKLPWSYQENTHTGRITENLIKKMINSCRRKPFVLICGSVAFNEDMTRCLKAIGLKEDSYFVF